Proteins from one Bacteroides zhangwenhongii genomic window:
- a CDS encoding sensor histidine kinase, with translation MNKHKHHIIAVAVAIFISVTLYSAHTNQERLFLLKPLFKYNTPFSTEISTDSITVWEKLLEPELEEQQHYSLLFQLKLLTVRALITEGHFSLAIDKANSMYQKAKEMSYPLGTALSLQAIGNTYLNSSTPLAAIESYKEALEIISKVPDANQYAKTILTCIILTKLKFRQMTNIEADIQQLESLSNKDKNLGDVFYLNYCQAFYNIQTHHLPEALNYLQQTESINRQCQHSYFFLMIEYLYACYYTESKEYAKALNIFDTILSHTQTAGSYKSLLILQERAQLLALMGKNEEACQAYESLNTLKDSLDTTNYIRQINALHALYQIDKNELDNLNRQKTILYWSWLMISCIVILIILFIISIKRSNKKLQQSQQELEIARKQEENSIRAKSLFLSNMSHEIRTPLNALSGFSSILTEETIDNETRQQCSDIILQNSELLLKLINDVIDLSNLEVGKMAFNYEQCDAVAICRNVIDMVEKIKQTNAEVRFSSILQSLQLTTDNARLQQLLINLLINATKFTPQGTITLELEKQTEDTALFSVTDTGCGIPKDHQNKIFNRFEKLDENAQGTGLGLSICQLIIEQLGGKIWIDPDYNQGARFLFTHPINKQVRKEDIA, from the coding sequence GTGAATAAGCACAAACATCATATCATAGCAGTAGCTGTAGCCATTTTTATATCGGTTACCCTATATTCAGCACACACCAACCAAGAGCGCCTGTTTCTGCTAAAACCATTATTCAAATACAATACACCATTCAGTACCGAGATTTCTACCGACAGTATCACTGTATGGGAGAAACTACTGGAACCCGAATTAGAAGAACAACAACATTATTCACTTTTATTCCAACTAAAACTACTGACTGTCCGGGCATTGATTACAGAAGGTCATTTCAGTTTGGCCATAGACAAAGCGAACTCGATGTATCAAAAAGCGAAAGAGATGAGTTACCCACTAGGAACAGCACTTTCGCTGCAAGCAATCGGAAATACTTACTTAAATTCATCAACGCCTTTAGCGGCAATCGAATCTTATAAAGAAGCATTAGAGATCATCTCCAAAGTACCTGATGCAAACCAATATGCCAAGACGATTTTAACTTGTATTATTCTGACAAAGCTTAAATTCCGGCAAATGACAAATATAGAAGCAGATATCCAGCAATTGGAATCTCTTTCAAACAAAGACAAGAATCTAGGAGATGTTTTTTATCTTAATTATTGTCAGGCATTCTATAATATTCAGACGCATCACCTACCTGAAGCCCTTAATTATTTGCAACAAACCGAGTCTATAAACCGACAATGCCAACATTCCTATTTCTTTTTAATGATTGAATATCTGTATGCTTGTTACTATACCGAATCAAAAGAATACGCTAAAGCATTAAATATATTCGATACGATTTTATCACACACTCAAACAGCCGGTTCATACAAATCTCTTCTCATACTACAAGAACGAGCTCAGTTACTGGCATTGATGGGAAAGAATGAAGAGGCATGCCAAGCCTACGAATCCCTTAACACACTCAAAGACTCGTTGGATACAACGAATTATATCCGGCAAATCAATGCGCTTCATGCTCTTTACCAAATTGATAAAAATGAACTGGACAACCTAAACAGGCAAAAAACAATTCTCTATTGGAGTTGGCTCATGATCTCGTGTATTGTTATACTTATTATATTATTCATCATTTCGATTAAACGAAGTAACAAAAAGTTGCAGCAATCACAGCAAGAACTGGAAATAGCCAGGAAACAAGAAGAGAACTCTATCCGTGCCAAAAGTCTTTTTTTATCTAATATGAGCCATGAAATCCGTACTCCACTCAACGCACTTTCCGGTTTCTCTTCTATTTTAACAGAAGAAACTATCGATAATGAAACCCGGCAACAATGCAGCGATATCATCTTACAAAATTCCGAATTGCTACTTAAACTGATCAATGATGTTATTGATCTGTCTAATCTTGAGGTAGGTAAAATGGCATTCAACTACGAACAATGTGACGCAGTGGCAATATGTAGGAATGTAATCGATATGGTTGAAAAGATTAAGCAAACAAATGCAGAAGTACGTTTCTCCTCTATCCTTCAATCACTCCAACTGACCACAGACAATGCCAGATTACAACAACTATTAATCAATCTGCTCATAAACGCTACAAAATTCACTCCGCAAGGAACTATCACATTGGAGCTAGAAAAACAGACAGAAGATACAGCACTATTCTCTGTAACTGATACAGGCTGCGGAATTCCCAAAGATCACCAAAACAAGATATTCAACCGCTTTGAAAAACTAGACGAGAATGCACAAGGCACAGGACTCGGCCTATCCATCTGCCAACTCATTATCGAACAACTAGGTGGCAAAATATGGATTGACCCGGATTACAATCAAGGAGCACGCTTTCTGTTCACACATCCCATTAACAAACAAGTAAGAAAGGAGGACATCGCATGA
- a CDS encoding tetratricopeptide repeat-containing sensor histidine kinase, with protein sequence MKRIALLLFVLCCSLNGKASTYTSASDSLLKVLQTIPHDTIRLNIISQIIRIEQNNSRCIQYADTLMKEALLLHNDKYAGMSAYYHILYYYNHNDQDSVSKWLNIMRPYVKKSELWDYFFEAKRFQLNLYTNSRQYELAISEAQRMKQQSIQINNKRGFIAAYQCLSNAYVGSQRWDEGIKALEEAYRMLTAKDHPVDRISVLSQLISVTKARKDNQKLLKYIQEQENILHKHIAENPSLKEGFTDVYLFNELFYCYYYLNINAPEQAYSHLIKSKEYLNKNTYFTYRILYFDTLAQYNRTIGKYQQALNYIDTTLTMLKKDFPNDYAEQLLEKARIWKQVGQNEKAILFYEQALSLKDSVTTELSNTQMKQIKKKYNIEKNELEQEKRNNRTQLLYLVFIFVILILLFIFMARLFVIRKALKHSEYEIRKATETVRQTNEMKNRFLSKMSYNIRIPLNNVVGFSQLIACEPNIDKEARQEYTNIIHQSSEKLMKLVNDVLDLSRLEAQMMKFQVQDYDVIELCKEVCYIARVQNEQTGINVDFSTKIDSPIIIHTDTRRLTQALLSALVYPQEHRQERYIRFILSREEDVLHFQICNSPLADPAFVSQETIIRHDINLLLLQHFGGDYFVNQETPENPEIVFIYPISSESK encoded by the coding sequence ATGAAACGAATAGCTCTCCTGCTTTTTGTGCTATGCTGTTCCCTGAACGGGAAAGCAAGCACCTACACTTCTGCATCTGACAGTTTGCTAAAAGTATTACAGACAATACCTCACGATACCATTCGTCTGAATATCATTAGCCAAATCATCAGAATAGAACAGAATAATAGCCGATGTATCCAATACGCAGATACATTAATGAAAGAAGCATTACTATTACACAACGATAAATACGCCGGAATGTCAGCTTATTATCACATCCTGTACTATTATAATCATAATGACCAAGACAGTGTAAGTAAATGGTTGAACATCATGCGACCTTACGTCAAGAAGTCCGAATTATGGGACTATTTCTTTGAAGCAAAACGCTTCCAGCTAAACTTATATACCAACAGCAGGCAATATGAACTTGCGATCAGTGAGGCCCAAAGAATGAAGCAGCAATCTATCCAAATAAATAATAAACGAGGTTTCATAGCCGCATACCAATGCCTAAGCAATGCTTATGTAGGTAGTCAGCGTTGGGACGAAGGTATTAAGGCATTGGAAGAGGCTTACCGGATGCTTACTGCAAAAGACCATCCCGTAGACCGGATTTCAGTACTGTCACAGTTAATATCAGTTACTAAAGCAAGGAAAGATAATCAAAAGCTGCTCAAATATATACAAGAACAAGAAAATATACTTCACAAGCATATTGCTGAGAATCCTTCTTTGAAAGAGGGATTTACTGATGTATATCTTTTCAATGAACTTTTTTACTGCTATTATTATCTGAATATCAACGCTCCCGAACAAGCATATTCTCATCTGATAAAATCTAAGGAATACTTAAATAAGAATACATATTTCACATACAGAATACTCTATTTCGATACACTCGCTCAATACAACCGAACTATAGGAAAGTATCAACAAGCCTTGAACTATATCGATACAACATTGACAATGCTGAAAAAGGATTTTCCCAACGACTATGCCGAACAGTTACTTGAAAAAGCAAGAATATGGAAACAGGTAGGGCAAAATGAGAAAGCTATCCTATTCTACGAACAGGCGTTGTCCCTAAAAGACTCTGTCACAACAGAACTTTCAAATACCCAAATGAAACAGATAAAAAAGAAATACAATATAGAAAAGAATGAATTGGAACAGGAAAAACGAAATAACAGAACCCAACTCCTATATCTAGTTTTTATATTCGTTATTCTGATTTTACTGTTTATTTTCATGGCAAGGCTCTTCGTGATACGCAAAGCTTTAAAACATTCGGAATACGAAATCAGGAAAGCTACGGAAACAGTGCGACAAACTAATGAAATGAAAAATCGCTTTTTATCAAAAATGAGCTATAATATCCGTATTCCGCTCAACAATGTAGTCGGTTTTTCACAACTCATTGCCTGCGAACCGAATATAGACAAGGAGGCAAGGCAGGAATACACTAATATCATACACCAAAGTTCGGAGAAATTAATGAAACTCGTCAATGACGTCCTCGATTTATCCCGACTAGAAGCTCAAATGATGAAATTTCAAGTACAAGATTATGATGTCATCGAACTATGTAAAGAGGTGTGTTATATAGCACGTGTACAAAATGAGCAAACAGGTATCAATGTCGATTTTTCTACCAAGATAGATAGTCCAATAATCATCCATACCGATACAAGACGACTAACACAGGCTTTACTCAGTGCATTGGTTTATCCGCAAGAGCATCGACAAGAGAGGTATATCCGCTTTATATTAAGCCGGGAAGAAGACGTATTACATTTCCAGATCTGCAATTCACCTTTGGCAGATCCTGCGTTTGTATCGCAAGAGACCATCATACGGCATGATATCAACCTGTTATTATTACAGCATTTCGGTGGAGATTACTTCGTTAATCAGGAAACTCCCGAAAATCCGGAAATAGTTTTCATCTACCCTATTAGTTCCGAATCGAAATAA
- a CDS encoding MATE family efflux transporter produces the protein MYTNKQIWSVSYPILLSLLAQNVINVTDTAFLGHVSEVALGASAMGGLFYICVFTIAFGFSTGSQIVIARRNGEGRYTDVGPVMIQGVMFLFAMALLLFGFTKAFGGDIMHLLVSSESIYEGTMEFLDWRIYGFFFSFVNVMFRALYIGITRTKVLTINAVVMALTNVILDYMLIFGKFGMPEMGIKGAAIASVLAEASSILFFLIYTYITVDLKKYGLNRLRTFDPALLMRILSISCFTMLQYFLSMATWFVFFVAVERLGQRELAIANIVRSIYVVLLIPVNALATTTNSLVSNAIGAGGIRYVMPLINKIARFSFFIMLGLVALSALFPQFLLSVYTSENALITESVPSVYVICCAMLIASVANVVFNGISGTGNTQAALLLETITIIIYGSYIIFIGMWLKAPIEICFTIEILYYTLLLITSYIYLKKAKWQNKKI, from the coding sequence ATGTATACCAACAAACAAATTTGGAGTGTCAGTTACCCGATACTGCTAAGCTTGCTGGCACAAAATGTTATCAATGTCACTGATACGGCATTTCTCGGGCACGTAAGTGAAGTAGCACTCGGAGCTTCCGCAATGGGGGGATTGTTCTATATATGTGTATTCACCATTGCATTCGGATTCAGTACCGGTTCACAAATAGTTATTGCCCGGCGTAATGGCGAGGGACGTTATACAGATGTAGGTCCGGTTATGATTCAGGGAGTCATGTTCTTGTTTGCTATGGCATTGTTGCTGTTCGGCTTCACCAAAGCATTCGGAGGAGATATCATGCACTTGCTCGTTTCTTCCGAGTCCATTTACGAAGGGACAATGGAATTTCTGGACTGGCGTATCTATGGTTTCTTCTTCTCATTCGTCAACGTTATGTTCCGGGCGTTATATATCGGTATCACACGCACCAAAGTATTAACAATCAATGCTGTTGTCATGGCACTGACCAATGTGATATTAGATTATATGCTGATCTTCGGGAAGTTTGGTATGCCCGAAATGGGAATTAAAGGAGCTGCTATTGCATCCGTACTGGCAGAAGCCTCCTCTATTCTCTTCTTCCTCATCTACACATATATCACAGTCGACTTGAAAAAATACGGTCTGAATCGATTACGCACATTCGATCCGGCGTTATTGATGCGGATTCTGAGTATTTCCTGTTTCACAATGCTACAATACTTTCTGTCGATGGCCACTTGGTTCGTATTTTTCGTAGCCGTTGAACGATTGGGACAGCGGGAACTGGCTATCGCCAACATCGTCCGGAGTATTTATGTAGTATTGCTAATCCCAGTCAATGCGCTGGCAACCACGACCAATAGCCTTGTGAGCAATGCCATCGGTGCGGGAGGTATCCGATACGTAATGCCGCTCATCAACAAAATCGCCCGGTTCTCATTTTTCATTATGCTAGGACTGGTTGCATTATCAGCATTGTTCCCGCAGTTCCTGCTTTCCGTTTATACCAGTGAAAACGCACTCATTACAGAATCCGTACCTTCAGTATATGTCATCTGTTGCGCCATGCTGATTGCATCGGTAGCCAATGTCGTGTTCAATGGTATCTCAGGAACAGGAAATACACAAGCGGCTTTGTTGCTCGAAACGATCACAATAATCATCTACGGTTCATATATCATCTTCATTGGAATGTGGCTGAAAGCACCGATTGAAATCTGCTTTACAATTGAGATACTGTACTATACCTTACTGCTGATAACAAGTTATATTTACCTCAAAAAAGCAAAATGGCAGAATAAAAAGATATAA
- the ffh gene encoding signal recognition particle protein has product MFDNLSERLERSFKILKGEGKITEINVAETLKDVRKALLDADVNYKVAKNFTDTVKEKALGQNVLTAVKPSQLMVKIVHDELTQLMGGETAEINIDSRPAVILMSGLQGSGKTTFSGKLARMLKSKKNRKPLLVACDVYRPAAIEQLRVLAEQIEVPMYCELDSKNPVEIAQHAIQEAKAKGYDLVIVDTAGRLAVDEQMMNEIAAIKEAINPNEILFVVDSMTGQDAVNTAKEFNDRLDFNGVVLTKLDGDTRGGAALSIRSVVNKPIKFVGTGEKLDAIDQFHPARMADRILGMGDIVSLVERAQEQYDEEEAKRLQKKIAKNQFDFNDFLSQIAQIKKMGNLKDLASMIPGVGKAIKDIDIDDNAFKSIEAIIYSMTPAERSNPEILNGSRRTRIAKGSGTTIQEVNRLLKQFDQTRKMMKMVTSSKMGKMMPKMKR; this is encoded by the coding sequence ATGTTCGATAATTTAAGTGAAAGACTAGAACGGTCATTCAAGATTCTGAAAGGTGAAGGCAAAATCACCGAAATCAACGTAGCGGAGACGCTGAAAGACGTACGCAAGGCTCTTCTTGATGCCGACGTAAACTACAAAGTGGCAAAGAATTTCACTGATACGGTGAAAGAGAAAGCACTTGGTCAGAACGTGCTTACGGCAGTGAAACCGAGCCAGTTGATGGTGAAGATTGTGCACGACGAACTTACTCAGTTAATGGGAGGAGAGACAGCCGAGATTAATATTGATTCTCGCCCGGCAGTAATCCTGATGTCAGGTCTGCAAGGTTCGGGTAAGACTACTTTTTCCGGCAAATTGGCACGAATGCTGAAAAGTAAAAAGAATCGCAAACCGTTACTGGTAGCTTGTGACGTATATCGTCCGGCAGCTATCGAACAGTTACGCGTGTTGGCAGAACAAATAGAAGTACCGATGTACTGCGAACTGGACAGCAAAAATCCGGTAGAAATCGCACAGCACGCTATTCAGGAAGCTAAAGCTAAAGGATACGATCTCGTCATTGTCGATACCGCCGGACGTCTGGCAGTAGACGAACAAATGATGAACGAGATTGCAGCCATCAAAGAAGCAATCAACCCGAACGAAATTTTGTTCGTGGTAGACTCCATGACCGGTCAGGATGCAGTAAATACAGCCAAAGAATTTAACGATCGTCTAGACTTTAACGGTGTAGTACTGACCAAACTCGATGGTGACACACGTGGCGGTGCAGCTCTTTCCATCCGTTCGGTAGTCAATAAACCTATCAAATTCGTCGGTACAGGCGAAAAGTTGGACGCAATAGATCAGTTCCACCCAGCTCGTATGGCCGACCGTATTCTCGGTATGGGTGATATCGTATCACTGGTGGAACGTGCGCAAGAACAATATGACGAAGAAGAAGCTAAACGCTTGCAGAAGAAGATTGCAAAGAATCAATTTGACTTCAATGACTTCCTCAGCCAGATTGCCCAAATCAAGAAAATGGGTAACTTGAAAGATCTTGCTTCCATGATTCCGGGAGTAGGAAAAGCAATCAAAGATATCGATATTGACGATAATGCGTTCAAAAGTATCGAAGCTATCATTTACTCCATGACTCCGGCAGAGCGTTCCAACCCGGAAATATTGAACGGTTCACGTCGTACACGTATCGCCAAAGGTAGCGGAACGACCATTCAGGAAGTCAATCGCCTGCTGAAACAGTTTGACCAGACTCGCAAGATGATGAAGATGGTTACCAGCAGCAAAATGGGCAAAATGATGCCGAAGATGAAAAGATAA
- the folD gene encoding bifunctional methylenetetrahydrofolate dehydrogenase/methenyltetrahydrofolate cyclohydrolase FolD produces MTLIDGKAISEQVKQEIAAEVAEIVARGGKRPHLAAILVGHDGGSETYVAAKVKACEVCGFKSSLIRYESDVTEEELLAKVRELNEDNDVDGFIVQLPLPKHISEQKVIETIDYRKDVDGFHPINVGRMSIGLPCYVSATPNGILELLKRYQIETSGKKCVVLGRSNIVGKPMAALMMQKAYPGDATVTVCHSRSKDLVKECQEADIIIAALGQPNFVKAEMVKEGAVVIDVGTTRVPDSTKKSGFKLTGDVKFDEVAPKCSYITPVPGGVGPMTIVSLMKNTLLAGKKAIYQ; encoded by the coding sequence ATGACACTGATAGATGGAAAAGCAATTTCCGAACAAGTGAAACAAGAAATTGCCGCTGAGGTAGCTGAAATTGTTGCACGCGGCGGTAAACGCCCGCACTTGGCAGCTATCCTCGTAGGGCACGACGGTGGCAGTGAAACATACGTAGCCGCCAAAGTAAAAGCCTGCGAAGTTTGTGGATTCAAATCTTCTCTTATTCGTTATGAGAGTGATGTGACTGAAGAAGAACTGCTGGCCAAAGTGCGTGAGCTGAATGAAGACAATGATGTAGACGGTTTTATCGTTCAGCTTCCGTTGCCGAAACATATCTCCGAACAGAAGGTAATCGAAACAATCGACTACCGTAAGGATGTGGACGGTTTTCATCCGATCAATGTAGGTCGTATGTCTATCGGACTTCCTTGCTATGTATCTGCCACCCCTAATGGTATTCTTGAATTACTGAAACGCTATCAGATAGAAACTTCGGGTAAAAAGTGCGTAGTTCTCGGACGTAGTAATATCGTAGGCAAACCAATGGCTGCATTAATGATGCAGAAAGCATATCCGGGAGATGCGACTGTTACCGTATGCCACAGCCGCAGCAAGGATCTGGTAAAAGAATGCCAAGAAGCCGATATCATTATCGCTGCTTTGGGACAACCTAATTTCGTAAAAGCCGAAATGGTGAAAGAAGGCGCGGTAGTAATCGACGTAGGTACCACCCGCGTACCGGATTCCACTAAAAAATCCGGGTTCAAACTGACAGGTGATGTTAAGTTCGACGAAGTGGCACCCAAATGCTCCTACATCACTCCGGTACCAGGTGGTGTCGGACCGATGACGATTGTATCGTTAATGAAAAATACACTTTTAGCCGGTAAGAAAGCCATCTATCAATGA
- a CDS encoding CapA family protein, whose protein sequence is MRYTLFLVIIFLSLSCTSRSQTRRDSINNNSLDTLSASKSCIPADTLRLLFVGDLMQHQGQINAARTAKGYDYTTCFEYVKEEIGTADLAIANLEVTLGGKPYKGYPAFSAPDEFLTAIHNAGFNVLVTANNHSLDRGKPGLERTIRLIDSLSIPHAGTYINPEEREKKYPLILEKKGFRIALLNYTYGTNGIYVTPPNIVNYIDTAIIAKDIETSKVMKPDAIIACMHWGIEYQSLPDKEQKFLADWLIQKGVNHVIGSHPHVVQPIEVREDSVTNDKHLVVYSLGNYISNMSARHTDGGLMVKMELVKDSITRLNKCEYSLVWTARPTQSGKKNHQLLPVNLPTDSIPVNARNSLKIFVNDTRSLFSKHNRGIKEYTFYEKK, encoded by the coding sequence ATGAGATACACATTGTTTTTGGTAATCATATTTCTCTCCTTGTCTTGCACTTCACGGTCGCAGACAAGGAGAGATTCTATTAATAACAACTCGCTTGACACACTCTCGGCTAGCAAAAGTTGCATACCTGCCGATACTCTCCGTCTTCTCTTTGTGGGAGACCTTATGCAACATCAGGGGCAGATCAATGCAGCACGAACCGCTAAAGGATATGACTATACTACCTGCTTCGAGTATGTTAAAGAGGAAATAGGGACAGCAGACCTCGCCATAGCAAATCTTGAGGTGACCTTAGGAGGAAAACCATACAAAGGTTATCCTGCTTTCAGTGCACCGGATGAGTTTCTCACCGCCATACACAATGCCGGATTTAATGTCCTTGTCACAGCCAACAATCATAGTCTTGACCGTGGCAAACCGGGATTGGAACGTACGATCCGCTTAATCGACTCCTTGTCCATTCCTCACGCCGGAACATATATAAATCCCGAAGAACGTGAAAAGAAATATCCGCTCATTCTTGAAAAAAAAGGATTCCGCATTGCTCTACTTAACTATACGTATGGCACGAACGGCATATACGTTACTCCTCCTAACATCGTCAATTATATTGATACCGCAATCATTGCCAAAGATATAGAAACAAGTAAAGTAATGAAACCGGATGCTATTATCGCCTGTATGCACTGGGGAATCGAATACCAGTCGTTACCGGATAAGGAACAGAAATTCCTTGCAGACTGGTTGATTCAAAAAGGAGTAAATCATGTGATCGGTTCCCACCCTCACGTTGTTCAACCAATTGAAGTTCGTGAAGACAGTGTGACAAATGATAAACATCTTGTAGTTTATTCATTGGGAAATTATATTTCCAATATGTCTGCACGTCACACAGATGGAGGACTTATGGTAAAGATGGAGTTGGTAAAAGACAGCATAACCCGTCTCAACAAATGTGAGTATAGTTTAGTATGGACTGCCCGACCTACACAATCAGGAAAGAAAAATCACCAATTACTCCCTGTCAACTTACCGACAGACTCCATTCCTGTAAATGCTCGTAACTCTCTGAAGATCTTCGTAAATGATACGCGATCCCTCTTCAGCAAGCACAATCGAGGAATAAAAGAATATACTTTTTACGAAAAAAAATAG
- a CDS encoding DUF169 domain-containing protein, with protein sequence MIQKFLQTYKEAFGNAVPLPVTFGYSHIPVTEINKIPRCMIGTIRKVCEGDSLTLSADNVLCGGGSLYTAFAPMQERLPKFVSETEHYKQTPEQIKKYIHRLDIHLTDKPYLNFVRMDKLSSLDEVEGILFFATPDILSGLCTWAFYDNDADDAVCTRFASGCCSIVTFAIQENRKNGRSCFIGMLDPSARPLIPTNELTFVIPIHRFHEMMQTMEHSALFQKAYSIVRKRINGEIGK encoded by the coding sequence ATGATACAGAAATTCTTGCAAACATATAAGGAGGCGTTCGGTAATGCAGTTCCACTTCCTGTCACTTTCGGATATAGCCATATACCTGTTACAGAGATAAATAAAATACCGCGTTGCATGATAGGTACCATTCGCAAAGTATGTGAAGGTGATTCACTGACTCTAAGTGCCGACAATGTACTGTGCGGTGGAGGAAGCCTGTACACTGCCTTTGCCCCTATGCAGGAAAGGCTACCCAAATTTGTGTCAGAAACGGAACACTACAAGCAGACTCCCGAACAAATCAAGAAATACATACATCGCTTAGACATCCACCTGACGGATAAGCCTTATTTGAATTTTGTCCGTATGGATAAACTATCCTCTCTTGATGAAGTGGAAGGTATTTTGTTTTTCGCCACACCTGATATACTTTCAGGCTTGTGTACATGGGCTTTTTACGACAACGATGCAGATGATGCTGTATGTACACGGTTCGCATCGGGATGTTGTAGCATTGTGACCTTTGCCATACAAGAAAACCGGAAGAATGGTCGAAGTTGCTTTATCGGTATGTTAGACCCGTCTGCACGTCCGTTGATACCGACAAATGAGCTTACCTTTGTTATACCAATACACCGTTTCCATGAAATGATGCAGACGATGGAACATTCCGCTTTGTTCCAAAAGGCATATTCCATAGTAAGAAAACGAATAAATGGAGAGATTGGGAAATGA
- a CDS encoding TrmH family RNA methyltransferase: MPIIEISSLSYPGVEIFSALTEAQLRNHIELDKGLFIVESPKVIKRALEAGYEPLAILCEHKHIIGDASDIIERYGNDLPVYTGSRELLSKLTGYVLTRGVLCAMHRPILRRVEEICHEARRIVVIDGVVDATNIGAIFRSAAALGMDAVLLRRNSCDPLNRRAVRVSMGAVFCIPWTWMDGSLSDLSNLGFRTAAMALTDNSVSIDDPILMAEPKLAIVVGSEGDGLAHETIAEADYVVRIPMSYGVDSLNVAAAAAVAFWQLRVP; this comes from the coding sequence ATGCCTATTATTGAAATATCATCTTTATCTTATCCTGGAGTTGAGATATTCAGTGCTCTCACTGAAGCTCAGTTGCGTAATCACATTGAACTTGATAAAGGGCTTTTTATAGTAGAAAGTCCGAAGGTTATCAAAAGGGCCTTAGAGGCTGGTTATGAGCCTTTGGCAATTTTGTGTGAACATAAACATATTATTGGTGATGCTTCTGATATAATAGAACGATATGGTAATGATTTACCAGTCTATACTGGTAGCAGGGAATTGCTTTCTAAGCTTACTGGTTATGTTCTGACGCGCGGTGTCCTTTGTGCAATGCATCGTCCTATTTTGCGTAGGGTGGAAGAAATCTGTCATGAGGCCCGGCGTATTGTCGTGATTGATGGCGTTGTTGATGCCACTAATATTGGTGCTATTTTTCGTTCAGCGGCAGCATTAGGGATGGATGCTGTATTGCTGAGGCGCAATTCTTGTGATCCGTTGAACCGCCGTGCGGTCAGAGTATCTATGGGAGCTGTTTTCTGTATTCCGTGGACATGGATGGACGGTTCTCTCTCTGATCTTAGTAATTTGGGCTTTCGTACAGCTGCTATGGCACTTACAGATAATTCGGTATCCATTGATGATCCTATCTTGATGGCTGAACCTAAATTAGCTATTGTGGTGGGTAGTGAAGGGGATGGGCTCGCACATGAAACGATTGCGGAGGCTGATTACGTAGTCCGTATTCCGATGTCGTATGGTGTTGATTCACTTAATGTGGCTGCTGCGGCTGCTGTAGCTTTTTGGCAACTTCGTGTTCCATAA